The Culex pipiens pallens isolate TS chromosome 2, TS_CPP_V2, whole genome shotgun sequence DNA window ATccttaaatgaataaaatttaaacaaaaaataacgaacAGCAGTAAAACCACAGAGTAAAACAAGAAGTGGTCAACATggcgtttttgtttatttcatagTATTTCTGTGGATAAGGAACCTCACTAATCCCATATGCAACCTTTAGGATTTCATTAACTTCGTAAAGTGTAGTTTCTAATATTAACAAACTTAACACGCACTCTCAATGCCCCTTCGCCATGTGCGTTTTAAGCAAACAGTTGTACCGAAACTGCTGCCCGCACACCGTACAGGCGTACGGCGTTTCTTGGGTATGAATCCGCTGGTGAACCCGATTGGCCTCGTACGACTTGAACCTCTTTCCGCAAGTTTGACACTGAAACTTCCGCTCGCCAGTATGGACCGCTGTGTGTTTCTTCAGTTCGTCGCTGAAAAAAGGACCAAAATTAGAACGATATTCTTCACTTAACTCATCAAACCGATTCATACTTGGTCTTGAAACGCTTCTCGCAAAGCGCACACTCAAACCGCGGATCCCTGTGCTTGCGAACGTGCTCGCGCAGTGTTTTGTCCGTCCGCAGCTGGGCCCCACAGATGGGACAAATGTGAACGTTCTGCGGATTGATGCAGTTCTTCTCGTGCTCGTAGCGCCGTTTGCCGATGGTGAACATTTTGGTGCAGCCCTCGTTGCGGCACTGCACCGTCCGGATGCCGTTGTGGAAGTTGAGGTGCAGCTGGTAGGAAGCATCGCGCGCGAACCGTTTCGGACAGTGGGCGCACTGGATGTTCTTGAGCGAACGCCGCGGAGGTCGCTGCTCACATTGCTGCCGGTGAGCTTTTAGAGCTTCTTTGGGGAAGGGACGGTTGCAGTGTTTGCAGGATGGTTCGGCTTCCTGTACGCCGGCTTGCTGGTCAGGAAGGTCGGTTTTTGGCATCAGCAAATCGCTCGAAGGAACGGTACTTTCTAGAAGCTTATCCACGAAGCATTCCGTGCTGTGTTTCTTGTAGTCCTTCCTAAAGTTATAAAGAATAAATTATCATAAACTTCAAGTCTCATTCTCCAATCAATCTTACgtgtaaaaaaacttttcaccacATTTCTCACAGCAATGCTTCGGCTCTCGATGGTTCGTCACGTGCAATCGCAGCGTTTGAAAAGTCTTGAATTTCCTGAAACAAATTTTACACGTTTTCTGCGCCGCATTTGGCTCAACGACCTCTTCTGACGAACCGCCCTCCAATTCGGTCTTGATCTCGTCAATCTTGACCTTCATGGCTTCGACCCTTTTGGACAGTGCCAGCAAGCAGGATCGCTTGAATTTGTAGAAACTTTGGAAGGTACTCCAGCAACTGCAGCAACAAGGCGCTCCAGAAGTTTGCAACTTTGTATTCAGCACAAACTCAATCTTCTTGACACGGATCGATTCGTGACCAGGAATCGATTCCTGTAGAGGTGCATTTTGGCAAAATAGACAACCTTCTTCCGCAGCTGAAGGGTACAGAATTGGATCATGGTCGGCTTCTGTTGAAGATTCGTCTCCGATGGGTTCCTCTTTGAAGATGACAACTTCCGGTTCTATCTTAACACCTTCAAGGTTGGTATcccctaaaaattgattttattttgagtttgaatctcacaaaaaaatgactttACTTACCTGCAGGCAAACTGAACTCAAACCCTTCGTTTTCCAGCATTTCTAGGTCTTCGTAAGCAAGTTCCGACGTTTCAGTCTCTTCCAACGCTTAATTGGCGTCACTCATCGTTCGGTTGCGTCAAAAACAGCAATATTTTAGCTGGATTGGCGAAAATCTGTTTTGGATTCAACTAAAATCGCAAGCTGAACAGCAACTTTGCTTCGAtttgcgaactgtcaaaaactgctcgaatttgGTTTGATGAACGCGATCCACAACGTGATCCACAATCATTTTGAGGGCAGAAGGTAAATAAACagaagcatttgttttgaaatcactaaatttttatttatttcaaacatcTAGAAACAGAATCGACGCTCACAATGGCCGGATGCGGCAAGAAATNNNNNNNNNNNNNNNNNNNNNNNNNNNNNNNNNNNNNNNNNNNNNNNNNNNNNNNNNNNNNNNNNNNNNNNNNNNNNNNNNNNNNNNNNNNNNNNNNNNNGCTTCGCGCGGAAGAGCTGCCACCTGTGCGAGAAGGAGTTCAAGTCGGTTCAGTCGCTGGAGTATCATCTGAACTGGCATACTGGGGATAAACCGTACAAGTGCCAGGTGGGTTGCGACAAGTCCTTCATTAATCCGCACCACCGGCGGAGGCACGAGAAGATGTGCGGACCGGTTGTGGTGCGGGATGGGGAGGAAGCGGATCCGACGAAGATCTACGCGTGTGATCAGTGCAATATGAAGTACGGCATGATGGGACATTTGCTGCGACATAAGCGGGCCTGCCACAATGACGATCCGACGGAGGGTTTCGTTTGTCCCGTTTGTAAGATGGAATTTAAGAAAGCCACCCGATTGAGGTATCATCTCTACGAGCATACCGGTAGGTATTGGTTGTTGGGAAGAAATACTAGCGATCAGCGTGAAGTTTCGTTTTAAATTCATCATGAACTTTACTTGTTCCAGGCGAAAAACCGTTCAAATGCTACAACGAAGGCTGCTCGGAAGCGTTCACGACTCCGATGCGACGGCACGAGCACAACGTTACCTGTGGCCGCTCGTTGGATCACTACCGGTGCGACGTGTGCAACATGGCACTTAAAACGGCCAACGGTCTACGAATCCACAAGCTGACCCACAAGGAACCTACGCTCGAGTGTAAAATCTGCGGCGCTGGATTTCATCACGAGtgagttgagtattttttttacgggttGAAGATCTTGACGTGTACTGTTTTAGGTTTAGATTGCGGAATCACATGAAAAAGAGCCACCCGGAAGCGGACAAACCAGTCGAGCCAGAGCCCGAACCTAAGCGAATTAAACTAGAACCCGGGTTGGGGCACCAGGAAGTGGTTGAGCCTCTTCCGGTGCAAATTCCCACTCCGGAACATCCCTGCCCCCAGTGCAAGCGTACCTTCACCTCCGAAACAAAAGTCAAACAGCACCTGGAGTTCTGTTTCAAGTATTGCCACCTTTGTCCGGCCAAATTTCACACCGCATACGAATATAACTATCATCTGGCGATGCACAAAGGAGAGTTAAAGTTTGAGTGCCGTAAGTCTTGCGGCAAGAAGTTCTACGAACCCAGAGACCGCAACAACCACGAGAAGGATTGCGGAACTTCCGACCCCGGCCAGACCGATAAACCAGTCCTCTCGTGCGATCACTGCAACAAGTCCTACTCCTCGGTGGGCTTTCTGCTACGTCACAAGCGGCTCTGCAACAACCCGCTGCCCACAATCGGCGATGTGTGGAACTGTCCGCACTGCCCGAAAACGTTTACCCGTTCCGATGCGATGCGGTACCACGTGAACCAACACACCGGCGAAACGCCCTTTCCGTGCCGCACCAAGGACTGCAGCGCCGCTTTCGGCGATCCGGCGGCACGGCAAACGCACGAACGCAGCTGCGGCGCTGACCGTGCGCAGTGTCCGATCTGCAACAAGGTGCTCAAGACGGCAAAGTATCTGAAAACGCACATGGAACACCGTCATGCGGCGCCGCGACACGAGTGTCCGGACTGCGGGAAGATGTGCCCTACTAGGTGAGTGGAATTACTTGAAGAAAAAGTTTGGACAAATTTTAAGGATCCTTGTTTTAGCCATAATCTTAAAGCGCACCAAAAGCGGAAGCATCAACCAAAAGAAGAGTCTGCAGCGCTTGAATCGATCATCTCTATTAAGGAAGAGCAGATCCAGTCGGACGAAGAAATAGTTGGAATTTGAAGAAGCGCTTAAAAGCGTGGTAGAAGATCAATGCAAGCTCAATTTGTGATTTTAGTTATGAGAAACTTCCCTTGAAACTAGCGTTCGCAGTGAATTCCTCATTAGGCGCTTTATGAAATTCACGCTGATCTCTAGTATGATActgcaaaacaatgaaaaaaactcTCAACTTGCCTTATTATCTTTTTGAAATCTATTGTCAACTTAACGAAACAGCTAATTTTTCCTAAGGCGCTTTCGAAAATTTACGTTAAATTCTGGTATGATGTATCTTCGcgacattttttcatgtttaaaggCTGATACTCagctcggaaggaacgcaaaactccttataaaaaaaaaccgaaaccgaaatgaagtaaaccagagtgaaaataaacttgacaataatataaataataaaaaaataaaaattcgaaaacatggaaaagctaaaatttcagaaatttcaaacaacaacaaaattaaaaaaataattaaaaaaattcaacgatttttattatctgaaaattgaaaattcaaaataaaaattatgcagagttgaataataattttaatattaaagtatttataaattcgctcaaaagttttaaaattcgaaagatgaaaaatttcagaaattaccagtcgaaatttaaaaagttttgaaaatatgaaatatagaaattcgcaagtacaaatttacattttttttttaaattcgaaaaaaaataaaattgcagaatgataaattaagaatttaggaatttaagaatttaacaattataaatttacaaattaaaaaggttaatatttaaaatttggaaaaaataaaaattgaaagttcaaaacattaaatttaaaaattgagaattgaggaatttaagaaaCTGAgactttgagaatttaagaatttatgaatttaagaatttataaatttaagaatttgagaaattaagaatttaagaatttaagaatttaagagtttaagaatttaggaatttaagaatttaagaattgaggaattgaggaatttaataatttaagaatttacgaatttaagaattcaagaatttattaatttaaaaacaaaaagcagGCGCAAAATtccttgaccgcgttccttccgatttGCATACTTAGCTTAAACTAGCGCAATGTATTTCTCATAAGGCGCTTCAGATCATTCGAACTGAAGTCTAGTATGAAGTTGTAGAACAACaaaccaatttttaaaacttttttatgataCATTCGAAGTTTCTATGTTGAAAAAACACTAATTCTACCTTCTTTTCTACACTCTTTAATTTACCTCTTTAAAATACTTACTTTTTCAACTAGAACCTCTGCTCGCAAAACTGCCGATGCAGTCGCAGCACCAACTCGGTCACAAACCCCTTACTGCACAACCCACAAAACGTGCTCTCCGGCATCGATTCCATCAGCCGCCAGTTGGCATCTTTCGGCAGTTCCTCATCCGGAAGCGCCTCTCCAAAGTGCGTTCGCCAGTGGTGCTCCGAGTCGGTtctgtaaatttaaaatttcatcaagtcAAGAAAATTTACCGAGCTTTTGCCGAACTCACTCCGAGTAGAACGTCTCCCCGCAAATTCGACAATTTGCCGCCTGTTCCAAATGAGCTGCTTCATGCCTACGCAGCTCGTCAAACTCCTCAACCGCTCCCGCGCAGATGTCACAAACAAAGTGGCCAACCTCTTCGCAGCGCGCTTCGTGTTCCCACAAGTCTCCGCAGTTGCTGAAGCGTTCCTCGCAACCCTCGCGACGACACTTGAGCGTGCTGTCCTCCAGCTCATCGTCGTGCTCGCCGAGGTGAAGCCTCAGCTGGTCCGCGTCCTGAAACGCCGCTGGACACAGGTGACAATAGCTGCCGGAGGTAGCGAGAGGCGCGCCGATCTTCTCGCAGTCAACGCGATGCGCCTCAAGAGCCCTCAAATCGACGAAGCTCTTGCAGCAATCGTCGCACGAGTGAATCTCCAGCGAGTCCGACGACTTGTCGGCGTTCTTGCGCTCGTGGCTCTGCATGTGAACGTCCAGACTTGCTTGCTTTAGAAGTTTCTTGCCGCAGATCGTACACTCGTAGCGTCGCTTCGAGTGCACCTGCATGTGGTTCTTCAGCGAGTGAGCCTTGGTGAAGGTGGCTTCACAGTCGGTACATTTGTGGGCGCTGGCTGGAACTGCACAGGCTCGCTTGGGGCGTTTGGTGCCCTGATTCAGCGGAAGATCGGATTCCGGAGGTGGAACTTGATGTTCCGTTACGATGATCTCCTCTGAAAGAAACCGTAATATGTCATAGAAGAGGCATTTGTCACCATTGAAGCTGCTTAGTGTCAGTACAGTCCATGTTTCGATTCGTGGCTGTGTGCTTCTGTCACAATCCTTTCTCATGGATTGCTTAGATTTGAAACCTTAAGGTAAGATAAACAACTAACAAGAGTACAAACCTTCAACGATCTCCTGCTTGATTTCGTCCACCTCGAACAACGAATTGGGTTGTTCCGGTGACGATTCAGCAGTCGCCTTCCGTTTACTTTTCCGTTTCTTGGGCATATCTTCGTCTGAAGATTCTTCGCGCTCTGAAAGGCAAAAACTCAGGTCCAACAATCAAACCAACCCACCAAACTTACTCTGATATCTGCTCTTACACTTCAGCGTCGCCTTCACCCGAGTTCCCTTTAAGGTACCATTCGCGTGCCGGTTCAGGTGTTCGCGCAGGTTCCCCTTCATGGTGAACTCCTGCCCACAGATGTGGCACGTGGGCCGCGGCCCCGTGCTGTGCGTTTGCATGTGCGTCCTCAGCGAATCCGAGGTCTTCAACTTCGCCCCACACACGGTACATTCGATCGGCTTGTCCGACTTGCCGCACACCCGATGGTGCTTCTTCCTCGTATCCGGGCTGAAGAACGACTTCGTGCAGCCTTCGATCTGACACTCGAAAGGCCGAACGTCGTTGTGCTGATTCATGTGGTAACCGAACCTGGCCTTATCCGTGAAAACCCTTCCGCACTGCTCGCAGGTCAGCACCCCAGCCGTAGCTTTGCAGAACTTCCTGTGCATTCTCAAGTTGGTAGCGCTGTCAAAGACCCTTCCACAATCGCCACACTCGTCCTCGGCCTCAGAACTCTCGCCATCCCCAGCTTCCTTCTTCCACGGAGGTTCAACCTTATGCTTTTTCCGGTAATGGGAACCAAGCTTACCCTTCCTCACAAACTTCTCCCCGCAGATGTGACACTCGTGGCTCGGTTCTCGATGGCTGAGCGCGTGCTGCGTAAGAGCATTAGCGGACTTAAAGAACGCTCCGCAAACATCGCACACCACCTCCCCAGGTCCACTTTGCTGCTCCCTCCCGCATTTCTTCTCGTGCGCCAAGCGTGCCTTCGGCGAGTGGAATCCCTTAGTGCAACCTTCGGACCGGCATCCGTACGGAGTTTCGCCGTTGTGTTTGAGCATGTGGTACCGGAACTCGGCGGTTTTCTTGAACTTGGCCGGACACAGATGGCACATCTGTGTTTTGCTCTCGACCTTTTCGAGCGGCGTTTTGCAGTACTTTTGGTGCGATTGCAGATGGGCCAGCTGAACGTATCGCTTGGGGCACCGGTCGCAGCTGTAGATCTTGGACGAGTTGTTGTCTTCGGTGGGAGACTCGTCGTCTTCTGGACTGTCCGAGGCGCTTTGCTCTTGGAACTCATCTACAAATGATAGATATTTAATATCTGAATCTTTCCTAGGGAGAACTAACTTACCCTCGTGGCTGCTCATCACAGAATTCGAGGTAGTGTTTAGTGAATCTTCCATTTCCGTTAACAAGTTAGGGGATAACAGTTAGCGTTACCGTAACCAtgttactgcacaatatttggatatttttgattggtttcggataaaacagacaaaaattaacaaaaatagtgcatcgatttccaaatttcaagcttgcTCTGAAATCTGCTTTCAGGTCAGTTAACAGTTATTTTATTCCACTTTTAATAACTCGTCTAGttaaaacaaacgaaaaacCTAGAACTAGTTTTGTAAATGACTTCTCAGAGCCCTTTTGAATGCTGATAATGTTGGTTTGATCTTCGTTTCTGTTGCTAGATTGTTCCGGCTTGAGATCCCAGCAATTTGCACACTTTCCCACTTAATTTGGAAACATGTTAACGATTTTAAACGAGTCAAGtaagttgttgtttattttgttaacgTGACTCGTCATTCGTCACTTGAGTCAAGTAAgagttttgatcaaatttactTAGATTATATTTTGCTAAGTAAAAAATTGAAGGTGGATCCGAAACAATATTACTTTATGTAATTATTTTGATTGTAAACAAACGATTACTGACAGTTCAGTAAAAACACAACACGCTTAATGAAAACGATAAAAACTGTTTCCCCCGTCgttaattttccacaatttaaattttgaggtgTAGGATTGATTTCTCAAATCCGAGATCatttgggtactaaagccctatgtaattttttatgtacaacggtaaaaaacacgattaaaaaccatttctgataatttttttttcattttattgcaaaatttttttttgacaagacaactttttttcgattgatcaactatggtccccttgtaacgagctgtcaagtacactgaaagcccgaccatggtatttttaagaacatttgctaaaaatgctgcttattaaattaacCGTGGCTTTTCAGtaaaagtaaacgcaaatatggtaaaatgtaccatgcttCTAAAAAACTGCATGGTAGCAATTACGAAATGATGATCATTCTCTCCATattggagggttaaaattaccatgCCGCTCACGACATAGTAAAATTGACGGCGCATATCAGTCAATACAAGCACAgaatgtttttagcaaaaatacgtcggtgcgtgttctcaatttaaccctacaatatggtagacactaccatggttgggttttcagtgtaggagcttttctgtcaagaaggaccgcgaggttaatttttcaaaattgatttaaaaatccattttaaactctttgtggttgtacaaagggtcattgtactcagaaaaataagctttatcgctgtaaataaTAATATCACCAATctgagcttaattttaggacccaattgaccaAAATTAGCTTGTAGAGGGataatatcagaaaaaaaatcttaaaattctaaaaattttcaagaaaattttaatcgaatgtttaaaatattcaagTAATGtcccaaaatactaaaaaactaatcTGTAAAATTctgtaacaaaatatttaaattctaaatttaatgataataataaatttaaataattgagttgctttggagaatttgaacggtgcgggtcgcggtcaacacgccggattttcgttgccgattccgtcattgttttcccccgattgtgtgtgtatttcgacccggacgatttcgcgatgtttgacagttgctttggagaatttgaacggtgcgggtcgcggtcaacacgccggattttcgttgccgattccgtcattgttttccccccgattgtgtgtgtatttcgacccggacgatttcgcgatgtttgccagttgctttggagaatttgaacggtgcgggtcgcggtcaacacgccggattttcgttgccgattccgtcattgttttccccccgattgtgtatgtatttcgacccggacgatttcgcgatatTTGCCAGTTgccttggagaatttgaacggtgcgggtcgcggtcaacacgccggattttcgttgccgattccgtcattgttttccccccgattgtgtgtgtatttcgacccggacgatttcgcgatgtttgccAGTTgccttggagaatttgaacggtgcgggtcgcggtcaacacgccggattttcgttgccgattccgtcattgttttccccccgattgtgtgtgtatttcgacccggacgatttcgcgatatTTGCCAGTTgccttggagaatttgaacgggaATTTGAAGcgggtcgcggtcaacacgccggattttcgttgccgattccgtcattgttttccccccgattgtgtgtgtatttcgacccggacgatttcgcgatgtttgccAGTTgccttggagaatttgaacggtgcgggtcgcggtcaacacgccggattttcgttgccgattccgtcattgttttccccccgattgtgtgtgtatttcgacccggacgatttcgcgatgtttgccAGTTgccttggagaatttgaacggtgcgggtcgcggtcaacacgccggattttcgttgccgattccgtcattgttttccccccgattgtgtgtgtatttcgacccggacgatttcgcgatatTTGCCAGTTGCGttagagaatttgaacggtgcgggtcgcggtcaatacgccggattttcgttgccgattccgtcattgttttccccccgattgtgtgtgtttttcggtccgggcggtttcgcgttttcgcattttatttggttttgtctttccacagccggctgtctaagattgaatcatttatgctaaactcaacaccaaataaccgggaataatctcatccgcaacctccgactgtttgccttgagaatgcataatacatcacatcattaaacaaaatttattgattattgggtcgcatcatcatcctctatgttgaatcctggccattaccctttcccactaacaaaatcccaagtagaagtagttttccggcacacgtgggggtgtggatatcgtatagaacccaccctttgtagcaacctgtgctaactaacattcccgtcccaatccccccgagatctacaaactgacatggcgggcgccgttggtggccaatgactgttacctatttgcttcagatctagttttaatgatcttgatgttttatcttttcaacgcattcatacatgctgttgataagggaaacaccattagatcgtttaagcgtatggtcagtTGTATTGTTAGGtgattacggtcctgttcagcaacggagaaggacaaccatgggtggtctctcatgctcatgctcatgctcaataataaatttaaataattatttgaacTTTAGTTTATACAATAGTAACTGTTTTGTTTaagtaattatttaaatttattattattattaaatttagaatttaaatatttttttacagaattttacAGTTTacgaattttagtattttgggacattacttgaatttttttaactttcaattaaaaatttcttgaaaattttagaattttcagattttttttgaaattattatggGTCTATGACGTTTTTattaaaagttcatttttagagcaggattataagccttacctcagtgaggaaggcaaaattgagGGTTGCAACTTGCAAGTGtgatttgttttatgtgactttgccaatgttttaaaaatagcatttttcctGTGGTCAACTCCAGCCACGTTTTTCACTTGGATTTTCTATATTTCATATAGAAATAAGTATGCAgcgtatgcagtaattttggtattgttacagcccagactatgcctatacgcattttttcaatttatttagttcaatttagttcttggtgtttttattagaatttagcagATCTgatccaggatgttacatttgcaattcagagatttggagaacctttcaactgagatcaattctcgattaaattttcaaaaggccctatctgcataggaaacccatgagggataggttgttttgaaaatttaatctagaattcataagcctttacagggagggtacatgtttctaagtttagattttgctagctgcgtgctcttttagggaaaatatttttgtgagaaaaaaaaaactgggttaaacatttaaaatgataATAATGTCATTCTATAGACATatgtaattataaaatttatgatttaagaattttttaatttaaaattttagtgtgCAGTATTTTGGAACATTGTATGAAAATTGGaagttttgaacttttgaacttCTATgagacatttaaaattttcaaaatttgtaaattcaagatttttttagttatcCAATTGAAGAAATTTAGGATTTCGGATAGCTTTAGAATTTCTTtgattaaaatcaattaaatataattataatttaataaattggaGTTAAAgtgcctgttttttttttaaattttggaaccttgtatacaattttaaagtcttagagttttttagttttctttaaaatttcagaatttcctgaagagttttagaatttaaaaacattaaaaatgaaatgactcgattatccgaagtttcgattatccaaaggtttgtatgagacttcggataatcgaatcatgaaacaatttttttttttgtattttcttacttttaacatcaaattcgagttctgcgacccaattttagtcaaatttgaatggttgattgcctattaaattaaaaaatgcatttttcaatatttcatcatcgccattttggccgccatcttggatttaaaaattctaaatcactttagagtagtttaagggtcatactaaagctcaacaataaaaaataagacaacgaaaaaaaatcgtgattcgattatccaaagtttgaattatccgaagtaaaattttgtcaaagacttcggataatcgagtctagactgtatcgagaaattaaaagtgcaacatggagttaaactttctgtgcagttgctgtgaaggttcccaTTGCACttagaaaagtttaactccatgttgcacgcacacactctcaattttaatttctcgatacaatttaaaagttttaaagctataattttttttttcaaaatttcctgaaaagttttagaatttgaaaaagttaaaaatgaaattgaagaatttgttgatataattgaaattttttataatttttcgaattacaaattctacaactttcttacaaattttagtattttttttaatttctgtgttttataaaaattgaatattacAAAAACCCTCCGCTGGTTGACATAAGAAACAAtcagtggattttttttttaagaccttTAAGAGCCATACTTCGACTTTTAGCCTTTTAGTCTCTTCGGCCTCATAAGATGTATCCGATTACTTAAGGATGCTTCGGTaggtatt harbors:
- the LOC120426627 gene encoding zinc finger protein 555-like, producing the protein MLENEGFEFSLPAGDTNLEGVKIEPEVVIFKEEPIGDESSTEADHDPILYPSAAEEGCLFCQNAPLQESIPGHESIRVKKIEFVLNTKLQTSGAPCCCSCWSTFQSFYKFKRSCLLALSKRVEAMKVKIDEIKTELEGGSSEEVVEPNAAQKTCKICFRKFKTFQTLRLHVTNHREPKHCCEKCGEKFFYTKDYKKHSTECFVDKLLESTVPSSDLLMPKTDLPDQQAGVQEAEPSCKHCNRPFPKEALKAHRQQCEQRPPRRSLKNIQCAHCPKRFARDASYQLHLNFHNGIRTVQCRNEGCTKMFTIGKRRYEHEKNCINPQNVHICPICGAQLRTDKTLREHVRKHRDPRFECALCEKRFKTNDELKKHTAVHTGERKFQCQTCGKRFKSYEANRVHQRIHTQETPYACTVCGQQFRYNCLLKTHMAKGH
- the LOC120431792 gene encoding zinc finger protein 433-like, which produces MCGPVVVRDGEEADPTKIYACDQCNMKYGMMGHLLRHKRACHNDDPTEGFVCPVCKMEFKKATRLRYHLYEHTGEKPFKCYNEGCSEAFTTPMRRHEHNVTCGRSLDHYRCDVCNMALKTANGLRIHKLTHKEPTLECKICGAGFHHEFRLRNHMKKSHPEADKPVEPEPEPKRIKLEPGLGHQEVVEPLPVQIPTPEHPCPQCKRTFTSETKVKQHLEFCFKYCHLCPAKFHTAYEYNYHLAMHKGELKFECRKSCGKKFYEPRDRNNHEKDCGTSDPGQTDKPVLSCDHCNKSYSSVGFLLRHKRLCNNPLPTIGDVWNCPHCPKTFTRSDAMRYHVNQHTGETPFPCRTKDCSAAFGDPAARQTHERSCGADRAQCPICNKVLKTAKYLKTHMEHRHAAPRHECPDCGKMCPTSHNLKAHQKRKHQPKEESAALESIISIKEEQIQSDEEIVGI
- the LOC120431794 gene encoding zinc finger protein 585B-like; protein product: MEDSLNTTSNSVMSSHEDEFQEQSASDSPEDDESPTEDNNSSKIYSCDRCPKRYVQLAHLQSHQKYCKTPLEKVESKTQMCHLCPAKFKKTAEFRYHMLKHNGETPYGCRSEGCTKGFHSPKARLAHEKKCGREQQSGPGEVVCDVCGAFFKSANALTQHALSHREPSHECHICGEKFVRKGKLGSHYRKKHKVEPPWKKEAGDGESSEAEDECGDCGRVFDSATNLRMHRKFCKATAGVLTCEQCGRVFTDKARFGYHMNQHNDVRPFECQIEGCTKSFFSPDTRKKHHRVCGKSDKPIECTVCGAKLKTSDSLRTHMQTHSTGPRPTCHICGQEFTMKGNLREHLNRHANGTLKGTRVKATLKCKSRYQKREESSDEDMPKKRKSKRKATAESSPEQPNSLFEVDEIKQEIVEEEIIVTEHQVPPPESDLPLNQGTKRPKRACAVPASAHKCTDCEATFTKAHSLKNHMQVHSKRRYECTICGKKLLKQASLDVHMQSHERKNADKSSDSLEIHSCDDCCKSFVDLRALEAHRVDCEKIGAPLATSGSYCHLCPAAFQDADQLRLHLGEHDDELEDSTLKCRREGCEERFSNCGDLWEHEARCEEVGHFVCDICAGAVEEFDELRRHEAAHLEQAANCRICGETFYSETDSEHHWRTHFGEALPDEELPKDANWRLMESMPESTFCGLCSKGFVTELVLRLHRQFCEQRF